Proteins encoded by one window of Thermobaculum terrenum ATCC BAA-798:
- a CDS encoding sugar phosphate nucleotidyltransferase — MKIVLPLAGLGTRLRPHTYTRPKALVSLAGKPLLAHIIDRLSPLPCEEMIFITGYLGEQIEEYIKTHYSFNSRFVEQKEPKGQAHAIQLAREWINGPTFIVFADTIFETDVTRLLQVESDGLLYVHQVEDPRRFGVTVLDGKYVKKIVEKPKTPVSNLAIVGLYYFRYGEQLIEAIDELISSNKQTQGEFYLADAIQIMIDKGAKFETEEINLWLDAGTPSALLETNRYLLSKHPQHEYNFPGSVIRSPVYIPETARIEDSIIGPYVSLDEGAVVKSSIIQDSILGQECTIEFAALYHSLIGNSAVVRGSHTTLNVGDNSSISLGQFDEL, encoded by the coding sequence ATGAAGATAGTACTTCCACTTGCAGGACTTGGAACAAGGCTCAGACCTCATACGTATACTCGACCCAAGGCACTGGTAAGCCTCGCGGGTAAGCCACTCCTGGCTCACATCATAGATCGTCTCTCCCCTCTGCCTTGTGAGGAGATGATATTTATTACTGGATATCTTGGCGAGCAGATAGAGGAATATATAAAGACTCACTACAGCTTCAACTCTCGTTTCGTGGAACAGAAGGAACCTAAGGGGCAAGCGCATGCTATCCAGCTTGCACGGGAGTGGATAAACGGTCCTACATTCATAGTCTTTGCTGATACCATCTTTGAAACAGATGTGACTAGACTCTTGCAGGTAGAATCGGATGGCCTCTTGTACGTTCATCAAGTAGAGGATCCTCGTAGGTTTGGCGTTACCGTTCTCGACGGCAAGTATGTAAAGAAGATAGTTGAGAAGCCCAAGACCCCTGTGAGCAATTTGGCAATAGTAGGTCTGTATTATTTCCGCTATGGAGAACAGCTAATTGAGGCCATAGATGAGCTAATATCCTCTAACAAGCAAACCCAAGGTGAATTTTATCTGGCGGATGCTATTCAAATAATGATAGATAAGGGTGCTAAGTTTGAGACCGAAGAGATTAACCTCTGGCTCGACGCTGGTACTCCGTCTGCATTGTTAGAGACGAATCGATATCTTCTCAGCAAGCATCCACAGCATGAGTACAATTTCCCAGGTAGTGTCATTAGGTCCCCTGTTTACATCCCGGAGACTGCTAGGATTGAAGACTCCATTATTGGTCCTTATGTGAGCCTGGATGAAGGTGCTGTGGTAAAGTCGTCCATAATTCAGGACTCCATTCTAGGCCAAGAGTGCACAATAGAGTTTGCAGCTCTCTACCACTCTCTGATCGGCAACAGCGCAGTAGTGCGGGGCAGCCATACTACCCTTAATGTCGGGGATAACTCTAGCATAAGTCTTGGACAATTCGATGAACTCTAA
- a CDS encoding YkoF family thiamine/hydroxymethylpyrimidine-binding protein, producing MKVTALVAVYPIGQQDYTPVDAAIDALRESGLEVQVFPTHSTVSGDIDALFAGLKAAYQKAAEYGGTIMTTTVTNICPDMSRYEG from the coding sequence ATGAAGGTAACGGCCCTTGTAGCAGTTTATCCCATAGGACAGCAGGACTATACCCCAGTCGATGCGGCTATAGATGCTCTTCGTGAAAGCGGTCTAGAGGTTCAAGTCTTCCCAACGCACTCTACGGTTAGTGGGGATATCGACGCCCTTTTTGCTGGCCTCAAGGCAGCCTATCAGAAAGCGGCCGAGTATGGAGGCACAATTATGACCACGACCGTGACGAATATTTGCCCTGATATGAGTAGATATGAAGGCTGA
- a CDS encoding class I SAM-dependent methyltransferase, whose amino-acid sequence MFEDYFAPIASKYDQWYQEPLGNYIDQLETSLVMALLAPQAGETIADVGAGTGRFAAQLARIGVNVVAIEPSGPMRDIGVRTTRDLSVRWINSTAEHMALADNSVDAAVAITVLEFVSYPEIVISEMKRIVRPHGRIVLGVLNALSPWAALYRYLGDLDIPPWPHAKFKSREDIGRLLGIESEEVKGCVHLAPDARPPFDEADKAGVRAGNQPAFLVAKKEVT is encoded by the coding sequence GTGTTTGAGGATTATTTCGCCCCTATAGCTTCCAAGTACGACCAATGGTACCAAGAACCTCTTGGTAACTATATAGATCAGTTGGAAACTAGTCTGGTTATGGCCCTGCTGGCACCACAAGCAGGCGAGACTATCGCAGATGTGGGAGCAGGTACCGGTAGGTTTGCTGCACAACTTGCTCGTATTGGTGTCAACGTTGTAGCTATAGAGCCATCTGGCCCCATGCGCGATATCGGCGTCCGAACTACTCGAGATCTGTCTGTGCGCTGGATCAACTCAACAGCAGAGCACATGGCGCTGGCAGATAACAGCGTCGATGCCGCGGTTGCAATAACAGTACTTGAGTTCGTCAGTTATCCAGAGATCGTAATCTCCGAGATGAAGCGCATAGTTAGGCCTCATGGAAGGATAGTACTGGGTGTACTTAACGCTCTTTCGCCTTGGGCGGCGCTATACAGATACCTTGGAGATTTGGATATACCTCCCTGGCCACATGCCAAGTTCAAGAGTCGGGAAGATATCGGGAGGCTATTGGGGATAGAATCCGAGGAAGTCAAAGGATGCGTGCACCTGGCGCCTGATGCTCGCCCCCCATTTGATGAAGCGGACAAGGCTGGAGTCAGGGCAGGTAATCAACCAGCATTTTTGGTAGCCAAAAAGGAGGTAACATGA
- a CDS encoding HD domain-containing protein — protein sequence MENFIGEDVTVIRDSLYSQVPIGEHVRALISTPQFLRLQRIKQLGWVYMVWPGATHTRYEHSLGVYYLARKALEHLIRLGKNGGLEDPQPGEIRTVLAAALLHDIGHYPYSHGIEELGPPVLPHEEVGAMVIGSTDVSSVLWDWGVDPHRVISLIAPSKSPEHEINGRWLIYRSLLSGALDIDKIDYLPRDAQACNVPYGRVDTERLIASLRVLQFEGSPHLAITDKGISALHSLIRARQEMFDNVYWHHTNRACMVMLLRAVQDAIEAGVLSSEDLINHDDYSLIALLLRSDMPDTTRSLVESLVARRLHKRAIEFSVQAGVTFQRLNSLFYHPGSRKELEIRLASILSELTGLEVMPHEILIDIPKPERWDVDALVVFRRPPIGLNQIMTWSEATGMRSHDLSAYESYQRRIRIVTTQRLRDRVWTLKDRLIGELMAPSNRPAS from the coding sequence ATGGAAAACTTTATCGGCGAAGATGTCACCGTCATACGCGACAGCCTCTACAGCCAAGTTCCGATCGGCGAACACGTACGTGCGCTCATATCTACCCCTCAATTCCTGCGGCTGCAGCGTATTAAGCAGCTTGGCTGGGTCTACATGGTTTGGCCCGGTGCCACCCACACTCGATATGAACACTCCCTGGGGGTGTATTACCTCGCCAGGAAGGCCTTGGAGCATCTGATACGTCTAGGGAAGAACGGTGGTCTAGAGGACCCTCAACCTGGCGAGATCCGAACTGTTCTTGCCGCTGCTTTACTTCATGATATAGGTCACTACCCGTATTCCCACGGCATCGAAGAGTTAGGTCCCCCGGTGCTTCCTCATGAGGAAGTAGGAGCCATGGTGATAGGCTCCACCGATGTGTCGTCTGTACTGTGGGATTGGGGAGTAGACCCGCATCGAGTTATAAGCCTGATAGCCCCTAGCAAATCCCCGGAACATGAGATCAACGGCAGATGGCTAATATACAGATCTTTGCTGTCAGGTGCACTGGATATAGACAAGATAGATTATCTGCCAAGAGATGCTCAGGCATGTAATGTTCCCTATGGCAGGGTGGATACTGAAAGGCTTATAGCGTCTCTGCGTGTCCTGCAATTTGAAGGCTCTCCACATCTGGCTATCACCGACAAAGGTATCAGCGCTCTGCATTCATTGATCCGTGCGCGTCAGGAAATGTTCGATAACGTATACTGGCATCATACTAATCGTGCCTGTATGGTGATGCTACTCAGAGCCGTACAGGACGCTATAGAGGCTGGGGTGCTGTCTTCCGAGGACCTAATAAACCATGATGATTACTCTCTAATAGCTTTGCTGCTTCGTTCGGACATGCCAGATACTACAAGGAGTTTGGTTGAGAGCTTAGTTGCAAGAAGGCTACACAAGCGAGCCATAGAGTTCTCTGTACAAGCAGGAGTGACTTTCCAGCGTCTTAATTCTCTTTTCTACCATCCAGGAAGTCGCAAGGAACTTGAGATCAGACTGGCTAGTATCTTGTCCGAACTTACTGGACTGGAGGTGATGCCCCACGAAATACTGATAGATATTCCTAAGCCTGAGCGTTGGGATGTGGATGCCTTGGTGGTATTTCGCAGGCCACCAATAGGTTTGAATCAAATAATGACCTGGAGCGAGGCCACAGGTATGCGCTCTCACGACCTCTCTGCCTATGAATCCTATCAGCGTAGGATTCGTATTGTCACCACGCAGAGATTGAGGGATAGAGTGTGGACTCTCAAGGACCGGTTAATAGGAGAATTGATGGCTCCGAGTAATAGGCCGGCAAGTTAG
- a CDS encoding rhodanese-like domain-containing protein produces MPYRLAKDEEETQEPFDRIPPEEAYRMVESGEAVLIDVREQNEWDEGHMPKARHVPLQTFLSDPTKYVSPDQKVIFSCASGQRSAVAAEMAAAVGVRQAYNLEGGIKAWSEKGLPVEK; encoded by the coding sequence ATGCCTTACCGTCTTGCAAAGGATGAAGAAGAAACTCAAGAACCGTTTGACCGCATACCTCCAGAGGAAGCTTACCGCATGGTCGAGAGCGGCGAGGCCGTCCTTATAGATGTGCGCGAGCAGAATGAGTGGGATGAGGGTCACATGCCCAAGGCCAGGCACGTGCCTCTTCAAACCTTCTTATCAGATCCCACCAAGTATGTATCTCCAGACCAGAAGGTGATATTTTCTTGCGCATCTGGCCAGCGGAGCGCAGTCGCAGCTGAGATGGCAGCCGCAGTTGGAGTCAGGCAGGCCTATAACCTTGAAGGTGGAATCAAAGCTTGGAGTGAGAAGGGCCTGCCGGTAGAGAAGTAA
- a CDS encoding M67 family metallopeptidase encodes MVELPRKIYEAIVQHAQEGWPNEICGLIAGNPDPIQVYRVKNSAENPMAMFIMDSQEQFKVMMEIEEKGWELYGIYHSHPSSEAYPSQMDKDFARFYPDVLQFICSLEDRDNPRLRAFYIIDGDVREQGIRVVNTEPGEEKPIVCC; translated from the coding sequence ATGGTAGAACTACCTAGAAAGATCTACGAAGCTATAGTCCAGCATGCACAGGAAGGTTGGCCTAATGAGATATGCGGACTTATAGCAGGCAACCCCGACCCAATACAGGTCTATAGAGTGAAAAACTCAGCTGAGAACCCTATGGCTATGTTTATCATGGACTCTCAGGAACAATTTAAGGTGATGATGGAGATCGAAGAGAAAGGGTGGGAGCTCTACGGCATCTACCACTCCCATCCCTCAAGCGAGGCGTATCCCTCTCAGATGGACAAGGATTTTGCCCGATTCTATCCGGATGTCCTACAGTTCATATGTAGCCTTGAGGATAGAGATAATCCCAGGCTACGGGCTTTTTACATAATTGATGGAGATGTTAGGGAACAGGGGATTAGAGTAGTCAATACTGAGCCAGGGGAAGAAAAGCCTATAGTTTGCTGCTAG
- a CDS encoding beta-class carbonic anhydrase: MSVFDELLANNQSYAQSFNYGDLPAPPRRHIAIVTCMDARIDPISALGLDLGDAHVIRNAGGRITEDVIRSLVISQQLLGTREVAIIQHTKCGMLSFTNEQLRDKIKQDLNVDASGLDFLPFTSHEESLREDIRKLLGSGLLAKDTIITPAIYDVETGRIHKVEI, from the coding sequence GTGTCCGTATTCGATGAGTTGCTTGCGAATAATCAGAGCTACGCTCAAAGTTTCAATTATGGCGATCTGCCTGCGCCCCCTAGGAGGCATATAGCTATAGTCACGTGCATGGATGCCCGCATCGATCCCATCAGCGCTCTGGGTTTAGATCTGGGTGATGCTCACGTGATACGCAACGCTGGAGGTCGCATTACCGAGGATGTGATAAGATCCCTGGTGATATCTCAGCAGTTGCTTGGCACTCGCGAAGTCGCGATCATCCAGCACACAAAGTGCGGTATGCTCAGCTTCACCAATGAGCAGCTTCGTGACAAGATCAAACAGGATCTAAATGTAGATGCCTCTGGGTTGGATTTCCTACCGTTCACCAGCCATGAGGAGAGCCTGAGGGAGGACATACGCAAGTTACTTGGCTCTGGTCTCCTGGCCAAAGACACGATCATTACGCCTGCCATCTATGATGTTGAAACGGGTAGAATTCATAAAGTTGAAATCTAA
- a CDS encoding selenium-binding family protein has product MQSHDDHAHGIGHRVGYASPEEALKAPREEIVYVASLHTGTGVDEPDFLAVVDVNPDSDTYGQIIHKTYMPNKGDELHHFGWQVCSSACHTNLNRQYIVVPGFRSTNVHIIDVMTDPRHPEIAKVIPGEEIKRKTGLSAPHTVHCMPGEVVVISMLGDENGDTPGGFAVLDAKNFDVLGRWEARPGEIQFNYDFWYQPRKNTLISSEWAAPKTFQDGFNLQDVQEGKYGHSIHFWDLSEKRVVQSIDLGEEGSIPLEVRWLHNPDAETGFVGAALSSAIWRWYKEDGEWKAQKVIQVEPKDVEGWPFPVPGLITDLVVSMDDRFLYFSDWLHGDLRQYDISDPANPKLTGQVWLGGVLQPVYMNGRKLEGGPQMLQLSMDGRRLYVTNSLYSSWDNQFYPELKSWMLKIDCDPDGGMKLDENFYVDFGTARAHEMHLPGGDCTTEIFQ; this is encoded by the coding sequence ATGCAGTCCCATGATGATCACGCCCACGGCATCGGCCATAGGGTTGGTTATGCATCGCCTGAAGAGGCCCTAAAGGCCCCGAGGGAAGAGATAGTCTATGTTGCCTCTCTGCACACTGGTACAGGAGTTGATGAGCCAGATTTTCTAGCGGTGGTGGACGTCAATCCCGATTCCGATACGTACGGTCAGATAATTCACAAGACATACATGCCCAATAAGGGTGATGAGCTGCACCACTTTGGATGGCAAGTATGCAGCAGCGCTTGCCACACTAACCTCAATCGCCAGTACATAGTGGTGCCCGGATTCCGGAGCACCAACGTCCACATAATAGATGTTATGACCGATCCCCGCCATCCTGAGATTGCCAAAGTGATACCTGGCGAGGAGATCAAACGGAAGACCGGCCTTTCGGCACCCCACACCGTTCACTGCATGCCCGGCGAGGTAGTCGTCATAAGCATGCTCGGCGATGAGAACGGCGATACTCCAGGCGGGTTCGCTGTGCTGGATGCTAAGAACTTCGACGTGCTTGGCAGGTGGGAGGCTAGACCCGGGGAAATACAGTTCAACTATGACTTCTGGTATCAACCTAGGAAGAACACCCTTATCTCTAGCGAATGGGCTGCACCCAAGACTTTCCAGGATGGCTTTAACCTGCAGGATGTCCAAGAGGGGAAGTATGGCCACAGCATACACTTCTGGGACCTATCTGAGAAGAGGGTCGTACAGAGCATCGATCTAGGCGAGGAAGGTTCGATCCCGCTCGAAGTCCGGTGGCTGCATAACCCAGATGCCGAAACAGGCTTCGTTGGCGCAGCCCTTAGTAGTGCCATCTGGCGCTGGTACAAAGAGGATGGTGAATGGAAAGCGCAGAAGGTGATTCAGGTTGAGCCAAAGGATGTCGAGGGCTGGCCTTTCCCGGTGCCGGGCCTTATCACCGACTTAGTGGTCTCTATGGACGACAGATTCCTTTACTTCTCTGACTGGTTGCATGGTGACCTGCGCCAATATGATATCTCCGATCCAGCCAATCCCAAGCTTACAGGACAGGTATGGCTCGGAGGAGTCCTGCAGCCAGTGTACATGAATGGTCGCAAGCTCGAAGGCGGCCCTCAGATGCTACAGCTATCTATGGATGGTCGCCGGCTGTACGTGACCAACTCTCTTTACTCCTCGTGGGATAACCAGTTCTACCCAGAACTTAAGTCTTGGATGCTCAAGATAGACTGCGATCCCGATGGCGGGATGAAGCTGGATGAGAACTTCTACGTTGATTTCGGCACAGCTCGGGCTCATGAGATGCACCTGCCCGGAGGCGACTGCACTACCGAGATCTTTCAATAG
- a CDS encoding sulfurtransferase, translating to MTQSVEQTTQQYANPDALVSTEWVAQHLNDPNIRIIEVDVDTSAYEQGHIPGAIAWNWKQDLQQQPVRDIPNKEQWEDLLSRSGITPDTTVILYGDNNNWFAAFAYWLFKLYGHNNVKLMNGGRKKWLEEGRELTNDVPSYPRTDYKAPEPTPQLRALRDEVMKVLGRPDVGLVDVRSPKEFSGELLAPENLPQEGAQRGGHIPGAKNIPWSTAVNEDGTFKSPEELRKIYQDQGITPDKEVVTYCRIGERSAHTWFVLHELLGYKDVRNYDGSWTEWGSVVGAPIER from the coding sequence ATGACCCAATCGGTGGAGCAGACTACTCAGCAGTACGCCAATCCTGACGCACTGGTAAGCACGGAGTGGGTGGCTCAGCACCTCAATGACCCCAACATCCGTATCATTGAGGTGGATGTAGATACCTCGGCTTACGAGCAGGGCCACATTCCAGGTGCCATCGCCTGGAACTGGAAGCAGGACCTACAGCAGCAGCCAGTCCGCGATATCCCCAATAAGGAGCAGTGGGAGGACCTGCTTTCGAGATCGGGCATCACTCCTGATACCACTGTAATCCTCTACGGTGACAACAATAACTGGTTCGCTGCCTTCGCTTACTGGCTCTTCAAGCTTTATGGTCACAATAACGTCAAACTCATGAATGGTGGCCGCAAGAAGTGGCTTGAGGAGGGGCGAGAGCTCACCAACGATGTACCTTCTTATCCTAGGACAGACTACAAGGCTCCTGAACCCACTCCACAGCTCAGGGCTCTAAGGGATGAGGTTATGAAGGTACTTGGAAGGCCAGATGTAGGACTGGTTGATGTCCGTAGCCCCAAGGAATTCTCTGGTGAGCTGCTGGCTCCTGAGAACCTGCCTCAGGAAGGTGCCCAGAGAGGCGGGCATATACCTGGTGCCAAGAACATTCCCTGGAGCACCGCGGTCAACGAGGATGGCACCTTCAAATCTCCTGAAGAACTACGCAAGATCTACCAGGATCAGGGCATTACACCCGATAAGGAGGTGGTCACCTACTGCAGGATCGGTGAGCGCAGCGCCCATACTTGGTTCGTGCTCCACGAGCTGCTGGGCTACAAGGATGTACGCAACTACGACGGTTCCTGGACCGAGTGGGGCAGCGTCGTAGGGGCACCCATAGAGCGCTAG
- a CDS encoding ubiquitin-like small modifier protein 1 encodes MAKVEVQIPGPLRVHTNQQTKVEASGSNVSEVLANLAEQYPGLKSQLYEADGSVRRFINLFVNGEDVRGKQGLDTPVNDGDKIGILPAMAGGAELTPEQVRRYHRHIIMPEIGSKGQRRLINSKVLIIGAGGLGSPAALYLAAAGVGTIGIVDFDVVEISNLHRQILHGDADLGRPKVDSAADAIHRVNPTVNVVKHNEPLTSENAREIIRQYDVVINGSDNFPTRYLVNDVSYWEGKPLVDGSIMRFDGQVTVYAPGYGCYRDLFPTPPPPGSVPSCAEAGVLGVMCGIIGSIQAMEAIKLIVGIGEPLIGRMLIVDALNTEFRELKLRKDPNCPVCGEHPTITEPIDYVEFCGVPHETALIG; translated from the coding sequence ATGGCAAAGGTTGAGGTTCAGATACCAGGTCCTCTAAGGGTACATACTAACCAGCAGACCAAGGTAGAGGCATCTGGTAGTAATGTCTCAGAAGTATTGGCTAACCTGGCTGAGCAGTACCCAGGACTTAAGAGCCAGCTGTACGAGGCAGATGGCTCTGTTAGGAGGTTCATTAACCTCTTCGTCAATGGTGAGGATGTACGTGGCAAGCAGGGGCTTGATACTCCTGTGAATGATGGAGATAAGATTGGTATTCTGCCAGCTATGGCTGGTGGTGCCGAGCTCACCCCTGAGCAGGTCAGGAGGTACCACAGGCATATAATCATGCCGGAGATCGGTAGCAAGGGTCAGAGAAGGCTGATCAACTCCAAGGTACTCATCATAGGCGCCGGCGGGTTGGGGAGCCCAGCCGCTCTGTACTTGGCAGCTGCGGGGGTGGGTACCATCGGTATAGTCGACTTCGACGTGGTCGAGATCAGCAACCTGCATCGGCAGATACTTCACGGCGACGCTGATCTTGGACGCCCCAAGGTCGACTCCGCTGCTGATGCCATACACAGGGTCAATCCCACGGTCAACGTCGTCAAACACAATGAGCCGCTGACCTCGGAAAACGCCCGAGAGATAATCCGCCAGTATGACGTCGTGATCAACGGCTCGGACAACTTCCCGACCCGCTACCTGGTGAACGACGTCTCTTACTGGGAGGGCAAGCCTCTGGTAGACGGCAGCATCATGCGCTTTGATGGTCAGGTCACGGTCTACGCACCAGGCTATGGGTGCTACAGGGATCTCTTCCCCACACCTCCACCTCCAGGCTCTGTGCCGAGCTGCGCCGAGGCGGGGGTGCTGGGCGTGATGTGCGGCATCATCGGCTCCATACAGGCCATGGAGGCCATAAAGCTTATAGTAGGCATAGGCGAACCCCTCATCGGACGCATGCTGATAGTCGATGCTCTCAACACGGAGTTCAGAGAGCTGAAGCTGCGCAAGGATCCCAATTGTCCGGTATGTGGTGAGCACCCCACTATCACCGAGCCCATAGACTACGTTGAGTTCTGCGGGGTGCCTCACGAGACTGCCCTCATCGGGTAG
- a CDS encoding PLP-dependent cysteine synthase family protein yields the protein MYGAYTVNDPIINLDRAGTIESPLDLIGNTPLIRLRSFERELSPGVELYAKAEWFNIGGSVKDRPALRIIEDAERDGRLTHDKILIDSTSGNTGIAYALICAVKGYQCEIVMPENASEERKRIIAAYGAKIIYTDPYEGSDGAIRYVRELVARNPEKYFYADQYNNPSNWRAHYDTTAPEVWDQTGGRVTHFVAGLGTTGTMTGTGRRLKELNPEVQLIGVEPDAPFHGLEGLKHLETAIVPGIYDASVIDKKVGVSTEDAYEAARQLARQEGILVGPSAGAALKAALDVARTLRHGVVVVLFPDSGTRYLSTELWRLQGPR from the coding sequence ATGTATGGTGCGTATACTGTAAACGACCCAATCATCAACCTCGACAGGGCAGGTACTATAGAGTCGCCTTTGGACCTCATCGGCAACACGCCTTTGATCAGGTTGCGAAGCTTCGAGCGTGAGCTTTCTCCAGGCGTGGAGCTTTACGCCAAGGCCGAGTGGTTCAACATAGGAGGCTCCGTCAAGGACAGGCCTGCTCTGCGCATCATAGAGGATGCTGAGAGGGACGGCAGGCTCACCCATGACAAGATACTTATAGACTCCACAAGCGGTAACACGGGTATTGCCTATGCTCTGATCTGCGCTGTCAAGGGATACCAGTGCGAGATCGTCATGCCTGAGAACGCCAGTGAGGAGCGCAAGAGGATAATCGCCGCCTATGGGGCTAAGATTATCTATACCGATCCTTACGAGGGCTCTGATGGGGCCATTCGGTACGTGCGGGAGCTTGTCGCTAGGAATCCTGAAAAGTACTTCTACGCCGATCAGTACAACAACCCTTCCAACTGGAGGGCCCACTACGACACCACCGCTCCCGAGGTCTGGGACCAGACCGGAGGGCGAGTGACACACTTCGTGGCTGGGCTTGGCACTACTGGCACCATGACGGGCACCGGCCGCCGACTGAAAGAGCTTAACCCCGAGGTGCAGCTCATAGGTGTGGAGCCTGATGCGCCGTTTCATGGTCTGGAAGGGCTCAAGCACCTGGAGACGGCCATCGTACCAGGTATCTATGATGCCAGCGTCATAGATAAGAAGGTCGGCGTGAGTACAGAGGATGCCTACGAGGCTGCTCGGCAGCTGGCCCGACAGGAAGGCATCCTGGTTGGGCCAAGCGCCGGGGCAGCTCTGAAGGCAGCGCTTGATGTAGCACGCACCCTCCGTCATGGGGTTGTGGTTGTGCTCTTCCCAGATTCTGGCACAAGATATCTTTCCACCGAGTTGTGGAGGCTTCAGGGTCCAAGATAG
- a CDS encoding Fur family transcriptional regulator: MSDTITVEKAAQSLQEMGYRLTPQRLMILEAVLSSEDHVTAEELYEHVKSRYPHISFSTVYRTMEVLRDAGFVTQTDLGGGRVQYHPVDKAKHHHLICQSCGHVEEVSDEIFAGLRKDLHQKYGFDALLTHFAIFGRCRVCRERESRQPHR; this comes from the coding sequence GTGTCGGACACTATTACTGTAGAGAAGGCAGCTCAAAGTCTGCAGGAAATGGGATACAGGCTTACGCCACAGAGGCTCATGATCCTGGAGGCTGTGCTCTCCAGTGAAGATCACGTGACTGCAGAAGAGCTGTACGAGCATGTCAAAAGCAGGTATCCACATATCAGCTTCTCGACGGTCTACAGGACGATGGAGGTGCTTCGCGACGCGGGATTCGTGACTCAGACCGACCTCGGCGGTGGCAGAGTGCAGTATCATCCGGTCGATAAAGCCAAGCATCACCACTTGATATGTCAGTCCTGTGGACACGTAGAGGAGGTAAGCGATGAGATCTTTGCGGGGCTGAGGAAGGATCTGCATCAGAAGTATGGTTTTGATGCCCTGCTTACCCACTTTGCAATCTTCGGTCGCTGCCGAGTCTGCAGGGAGAGGGAAAGTCGGCAGCCCCATCGCTAG